The following proteins are encoded in a genomic region of Pelodictyon phaeoclathratiforme BU-1:
- a CDS encoding SDR family oxidoreductase, with protein MKQIIIITGAGKGIGKAIALEFAQATVKHEGFEPVLILASRTISDLESVASECRSFEAAADIFPVDIADPAQIEHLVSTTLERYGTIDCLINNAGVGRFKPFTELTEEDFDYTIATNLKGTFFLTQRVFALMEKKRSGHIFFITSIAAETAFKSSSIYCMSKFGQKGLVEAIRLYAKTCNVRITNVMPGAVYTPMWGEVPDAMKSVMMRPEDISAPVVNAYFMPQRTSVEELVLRPVCGDINE; from the coding sequence ATGAAACAAATCATCATCATAACCGGCGCTGGCAAAGGAATCGGCAAAGCCATTGCCCTTGAATTTGCACAAGCTACCGTGAAGCACGAAGGATTTGAGCCCGTCCTGATCCTTGCATCAAGAACCATTTCGGATCTGGAGTCAGTTGCGTCCGAATGCCGTTCTTTCGAAGCAGCAGCAGATATCTTTCCTGTGGACATTGCCGACCCCGCCCAGATTGAGCATCTTGTCAGCACCACACTGGAGCGCTACGGCACAATTGATTGTCTGATCAACAATGCTGGCGTTGGACGATTCAAGCCATTCACCGAATTGACAGAAGAGGATTTTGATTATACGATAGCAACAAACCTCAAAGGCACTTTTTTCCTCACACAGAGAGTTTTTGCCCTGATGGAAAAGAAACGGTCGGGTCATATTTTCTTTATCACCTCCATTGCCGCAGAAACAGCTTTCAAAAGTTCTTCGATCTACTGCATGTCCAAATTTGGGCAGAAAGGCTTGGTCGAGGCAATACGCTTATATGCTAAAACGTGTAATGTCCGTATTACCAATGTCATGCCCGGTGCGGTTTATACGCCAATGTGGGGTGAAGTTCCTGATGCCATGAAGTCCGTCATGATGAGGCCTGAAGATATTTCCGCTCCCGTCGTCAACGCCTATTTCATGCCACAGAGAACGTCGGTGGAAGAGCTGGTGCTCAGACCGGTTTGCGGGGATATCAATGAGTGA
- a CDS encoding cold-shock protein, producing MALSKVKWFDGKKGYGFLLNPDGGEDIFVHFSAIQSEQSFKVLNQDAEVDFELDKTQKGLQAKNVREVSLNGLSNRQSSRMSFG from the coding sequence ATGGCACTAAGCAAAGTTAAATGGTTCGATGGCAAAAAAGGCTACGGCTTTCTTCTGAATCCGGATGGAGGAGAGGATATTTTTGTTCATTTTTCGGCAATCCAGTCAGAACAGAGTTTCAAGGTACTGAATCAGGATGCCGAAGTTGATTTCGAGCTCGATAAAACCCAAAAAGGGCTGCAGGCAAAGAATGTTCGTGAAGTTTCACTGAACGGCTTGTCGAATAGGCAATCTTCCCGGATGTCGTTTGGCTGA
- a CDS encoding 6-pyruvoyl trahydropterin synthase family protein has product MRISRKIEIDYGHTLPNSFSFCNQLHGHRGVVVATVEGNLIERKGDGEEGMVMDFKFLKDILIEHIHDKLDHGFAVWKEDHEDLDFIVKRNSRVLITDEPPTAECLAKWAFNQIQPHLPDGVTLKQLRWYETPNNWADFDGR; this is encoded by the coding sequence ATGCGCATTTCACGAAAAATAGAGATCGATTACGGCCATACACTTCCGAACAGCTTTTCGTTCTGCAACCAATTGCATGGCCACCGGGGGGTGGTTGTTGCAACGGTCGAAGGGAATCTGATTGAACGCAAGGGTGATGGAGAGGAGGGAATGGTGATGGATTTTAAATTTTTGAAGGACATTTTGATAGAGCACATTCACGACAAGCTCGACCACGGCTTTGCTGTGTGGAAGGAGGATCATGAGGATCTCGACTTTATCGTAAAGCGTAATTCAAGGGTGCTCATTACCGATGAGCCACCAACAGCAGAATGCCTTGCAAAATGGGCATTCAACCAGATCCAGCCCCATCTGCCTGATGGAGTGACACTTAAACAACTCCGCTGGTATGAAACCCCGAACAACTGGGCCGATTTTGACGGCAGGTAA
- the radC gene encoding RadC family protein, which yields MRIHDFDPDNRPRERLLRSGAASLSPAELLAIILRTGTKNLNIVDTCNELIARYSLEKLANITLEELKKVKGIGDAKAMQIVAIFELNKRLHYSRNLNKKIQAARDVFEYMAGRVPDETKEHLFVLHLNTKNQIIKTELVSVGTLNAALIHPREVFKSAIKESSHAIILVHNHPSGDVEPSNADKQVTDLLKQASTVIQIDLLDHIIIGKTGCFSFRESGLL from the coding sequence ATGCGAATCCATGATTTTGACCCGGACAACCGGCCGAGGGAACGCCTTCTCCGCAGCGGAGCGGCTTCGCTCAGCCCGGCTGAACTGCTTGCAATTATCCTGCGCACCGGAACAAAAAACCTCAACATTGTTGATACCTGCAATGAACTGATTGCCCGGTACAGCCTTGAAAAACTTGCCAATATAACGCTTGAAGAGCTGAAGAAGGTCAAAGGAATCGGAGATGCCAAGGCCATGCAGATTGTAGCTATTTTCGAACTGAACAAACGACTCCATTACAGCCGCAATCTTAATAAAAAAATACAGGCTGCACGCGATGTTTTTGAATACATGGCAGGACGGGTTCCGGATGAAACAAAAGAGCATCTCTTTGTACTGCACCTGAACACCAAAAACCAGATCATCAAAACCGAGCTTGTCTCTGTGGGAACACTGAATGCCGCCCTCATTCACCCTCGGGAGGTTTTCAAGTCCGCTATAAAAGAGAGTTCCCATGCCATCATTCTTGTTCATAACCACCCTTCAGGCGATGTTGAACCGAGCAATGCCGACAAGCAGGTCACCGACCTCCTCAAACAGGCAAGCACAGTCATCCAGATCGACCTGCTCGACCATATCATTATAGGAAAAACAGGATGTTTCAGCTTTCGGGAAAGTGGCCTTCTCTGA